From Pleurocapsa sp. PCC 7319:
GGAGTCAATTTCCCTTGAATTAGCAGAACCAATAGATGCAGTTGGCAGGCTAGATATAGTAACTTCTCGATCAGCTTTTTTTGTTAGATATAACACTGGTACGGCTACTTTAGTCAGCCCCAATAAAATTCTTACTGCGGCTCATATAATAGATCCCGATTTAGATGGTCAGATTGATGTTGAAGATCCCTCAGAATATTCATTTTTGCTAGGTGACGATTTAGACGATTTTGGAGAAGGTGCTGAACAGAATCTGCAAATTTCTCAGGTTAGTTTACATCCATCTTGGGTTGCCTCGGAAACTAATAGAGTTCAGGAAATCGATGGCAAAGAGGTTATTAATTCTCAATACGATTTAGCTGTATTGACTTTAGAAACTAATGTTACTGATGTTCCCCCTATTCCTATTGCGCCAAATATAGTTGAACTAGCAGATAGTGCTTCTTTATTAGGAAAAAAAGGAACTATTGTTGGCTATGGAAAATTTGGCAGTACCTCGGCAAATTCTGCTGGTGACGGTTCGCGCCGTGCTGCGGAGAACATTATTGATAGTGTTGAAAACGGATTAATTCGCTTTGATTATGATAGTCCTTATGAGTATCAACAAGATTTGGATACGGGAATAAATCATCCTAATTTGGATGGCTCTACGCCAGAATTGATACCCGTCCCCGATTCTTCACCAATTCCCATTCCTTTAGAAGGAGGAACTGGTCAAGGTGATAGTGGCGGTCCGTTGCTTGTTGCCTCGGATTTGGGAACTCCTGTTGTCGTGGGAGTTGCTAGTCAATTTATAGATACTGAGGTTATTATTTCTGCCTTATCAGGTTATGGATCGGTCTATGTATACTCAGCACTTAATGACCCAGCAACATTAGAATTTCTCGCTGCGGAAAATATAGTAAATCTAGAACCTGCCATTGCAACTAGTGCGGTTGTTGGTAGTGATTTTGAAGCTGTTGACACAGAGTTAAGTGGCAATGATATTTCAGCAACAATCCCTAATCTTGAATTCTCTGAAATTGATAGTAGTCCTTTAGAACAAGCTGATATTCTTATTGCTCAAGACGAGTTGAATTTAAGCCCAAATGATGACTCAATAGACTTTATCTAAGGCAGAAGTGATCATGTAACTCCGAACTCCGAACTTTGAACTCCGAACTAAAATTATCTACTGTTTTTCAGAGTTAGATTCTGTTCCTGACCACTTAATCTTGTGAACACCATAGAACCGTTTCCAGAATTCGTCTCTTATCCAAGTTGGGAGAACTTTGTTCATGAGGAAGACTAAAATGTTGCCTCCTGTGGCTAAAATATAGCGAGGTTTGGGGTGAGGTTTAGAAATTACTTTAGCGATCGCTTTAGCTGTTTTTGCTGCACTCCAGCCTAGTAAATCGAGTTGAGCATCAATGGCTTCAATATTTTTAAATATCGGAGCATAAGGAGTTTGGTCGTAGTTAGGGATAGTTTCTTGTACTTTTTGCCAAGCTACGCGAAAAAAGTCTGTAATAACTGGTCCTGGCTCGATAATACTAACCTGAATCTTAAAAGCTTTGAGTTCCATCCGCAGTACATCGCTAAGAGCTTCTAAAGCACATTTAGAACAGCTATACATCCCTGCTGCGGGGAAGGGCATTCTGCCCGCCAAAGAACTAACGTTAATAATTTTACCGCCACCCTGCGATCGCATTACAGGAATTAGAGCTTGAGTTAAAACGAAAGGAGCATGAAAGTTAACGGCTAGCTGTTCTTTGGCTGCTGCGGAAGGAATAAGTTCAACGGGTCCCATTAGCCCATAACCGGCATTGTTAACCAAAACATCAACTCGTCCATAATGGGCGATGCTTTTCTCGGCTAAAGATTTTACCTGTTCCACTTGAGCTAAGTCGGTGGGGATTACTAAAACATCAGCATCATGTTTAAGGCATTTAGTTGCCACTGCCTCCAATTGCGATTGATTACGAGAAGCTAAAATGAGGCGAATACCAGTATATTGAATCGCTAAAGTTTCGGCTAAGGCTGCGCCGATGCCACTAGAAGCACCTGTAATTAAAATTACTTGTTTTGCTAGTGTGGTTTTTTGACTCATTCAACTAGAGCTATTCAGGTAGTTTATATTGTCCGACAATTTTTTGAGCATATTCAGGTACGTGCTGCTCTAGCTTCTGGGGATAGTTACGTTTTAAGTAAAGATAGTTGCGGGTAAAGTGAGAATCAATAGAAAAACGTGCATATTCTAATCCTTTGGGACCAATACGCTCGATGACTACTCCCATCATTTTGGCTGCCCACATGGGTAAGGTCACGCCCTTGTCGTAAGCAGGAATACTCTGCTGTACTGCCTGTTGGCGATCGCCTTGAGACGCTACTGGTTGAGTGTTTAATTGGTCTCTTACCAAATCCAGCATTTCTTTACCAGTTTCGTTGCGGACTACAATCCACTGCCAACCAAAAGGTGCACCCATGTAGCCAACTACTAAATCAGCGAGAGAATTAACGTAATCAAAGCAACTCATACAGGAAGGAGCAAACACATCTTTTAACTGATTGGTTTTTAAGCCAAAGAAAGGAACTTTTTCGATAGAGCCATCTTCATGTTTAAAGTGAATCCGAAAGTCCTGCATAAATTCGTAATGCACCACAGTTTCAGGAGATCTACTAGTAGTTTCCAGAAACTTCTGTAACCCTTCACGACTAACGTTATCGACGCAGGGTGTACCCAATACATAGAGCTTTTCTAAGCCTAATTCCTGTTCTACAGCTCGCAATGCTTGTATTTGGCAGCCCACACCAATTACTAACAGGCGTTTCATCCCCGACTGTTCAATCTGTTCTAAGACATTTAAGTTAGGAGAAAGAGTAGGTTTATTCACCTTCGCAGCCAATACTTCTTCGGGTGTTCTAGCAATTACTGGCATAGGCTGAAAACGATCTTCAGCCGTGTTTTGGACGCATACTACTCCTTCTACCAAACCTTGTTCTAGCATTTCACAGGCGATCGTACTGACAATTCCGGTCCACTGCGCACCTTCAATCGGCTTTTTCTTACGGGCAGCCATCATTTCTTGACTGACACCAAAATACCAATCATCTTCATTGTCTAAGTTACGGCTACGACCATGAGCGACTGTTTCTAATTCAGCTATTTGTTGATTGAGAAAAGCGCAAGCCTCTTTGACATAGTGAATATAGTAAGTGTCGCAAAGTCCACATTCACTGCACAATTCTTTAGCCGGGCGACGGCTGCCAGCTTTTAATGCCTTAGCTTTCTTGTGGGAAGAAACAGTCATATATAAAAAAAATTTATTATTGCAATTAGGTAATAACAGTCAGATTAAGACAAGAACCATTAGCATTACAAGACTTGCAAAGTTTTGTAATGAAAAAAACAGCCATAAATTATGGTGATCTCAAAAAAAATTGATGACAGGTTAAAAATTGCCACAATAGTATTTTTTTTGGCTAATTTCTCCGGCAAAATGTGAAGATATATTAATATACCAGAGTATAGATGTTTATCAGGAATATTGAATAATTGGTAGCCCAATTTTAAATTTATTTACAATCGATATCTCTGTGATAGTATC
This genomic window contains:
- a CDS encoding trypsin-like serine protease — encoded protein: MVAINNDVEESISLELAEPIDAVGRLDIVTSRSAFFVRYNTGTATLVSPNKILTAAHIIDPDLDGQIDVEDPSEYSFLLGDDLDDFGEGAEQNLQISQVSLHPSWVASETNRVQEIDGKEVINSQYDLAVLTLETNVTDVPPIPIAPNIVELADSASLLGKKGTIVGYGKFGSTSANSAGDGSRRAAENIIDSVENGLIRFDYDSPYEYQQDLDTGINHPNLDGSTPELIPVPDSSPIPIPLEGGTGQGDSGGPLLVASDLGTPVVVGVASQFIDTEVIISALSGYGSVYVYSALNDPATLEFLAAENIVNLEPAIATSAVVGSDFEAVDTELSGNDISATIPNLEFSEIDSSPLEQADILIAQDELNLSPNDDSIDFI
- a CDS encoding SDR family oxidoreductase, yielding MSQKTTLAKQVILITGASSGIGAALAETLAIQYTGIRLILASRNQSQLEAVATKCLKHDADVLVIPTDLAQVEQVKSLAEKSIAHYGRVDVLVNNAGYGLMGPVELIPSAAAKEQLAVNFHAPFVLTQALIPVMRSQGGGKIINVSSLAGRMPFPAAGMYSCSKCALEALSDVLRMELKAFKIQVSIIEPGPVITDFFRVAWQKVQETIPNYDQTPYAPIFKNIEAIDAQLDLLGWSAAKTAKAIAKVISKPHPKPRYILATGGNILVFLMNKVLPTWIRDEFWKRFYGVHKIKWSGTESNSEKQ
- a CDS encoding Coenzyme F420 hydrogenase/dehydrogenase, beta subunit C-terminal domain; amino-acid sequence: MTVSSHKKAKALKAGSRRPAKELCSECGLCDTYYIHYVKEACAFLNQQIAELETVAHGRSRNLDNEDDWYFGVSQEMMAARKKKPIEGAQWTGIVSTIACEMLEQGLVEGVVCVQNTAEDRFQPMPVIARTPEEVLAAKVNKPTLSPNLNVLEQIEQSGMKRLLVIGVGCQIQALRAVEQELGLEKLYVLGTPCVDNVSREGLQKFLETTSRSPETVVHYEFMQDFRIHFKHEDGSIEKVPFFGLKTNQLKDVFAPSCMSCFDYVNSLADLVVGYMGAPFGWQWIVVRNETGKEMLDLVRDQLNTQPVASQGDRQQAVQQSIPAYDKGVTLPMWAAKMMGVVIERIGPKGLEYARFSIDSHFTRNYLYLKRNYPQKLEQHVPEYAQKIVGQYKLPE